In one window of Musa acuminata AAA Group cultivar baxijiao chromosome BXJ3-2, Cavendish_Baxijiao_AAA, whole genome shotgun sequence DNA:
- the LOC135630768 gene encoding probable mediator of RNA polymerase II transcription subunit 26b: protein MASSSGPLDYWRKFFRSANSDIFEVMEHAILVAASDYPQEFRSRRDQIVEKLFAVLLPRCFGCDRVAEGEEGDRSVKRDGEKESKVDSSNDGPEDLNRIVSNYSFDEAEALTEEIEEESQIVGEVLRIKEIFANHHDDSDSVLFESLRRLQLMELSVEVLKATEIGKAVNGLRRHNSKPIRHLVRTLIEGWKLLVDEWVRATAAVADDKSPESVNPPMEDEEGLPSPPLDEGALFATQTASIQLSEFFDEMDDDGNFRNNMDIEKQRENGMPMVHDVPQRKIQPLDQSLMPKEKPETRRQELRELAVPEGKEVMRKEPPHSAIPEELKQMRQQAPVMRRMKQQDPMICQSKHEGILNKQSKPVIPDSGPGRPPKLVCTLKAGGEMKPKQYQDDAGPRRKQLVTTQDKTKFSEEASMRTKLELAKRKLHEGYQQAEHAKKQRTIQVMELHDLPTQRHNKHPVPKSRNNIRNWANGRR, encoded by the exons ATGGCGAGCTCGTCCGGGCCGCTCGATTACTGGAGAAAGTTCTTCCGCAGTGCCAATTCGGATATATTCGAGGTGATGGAGCACGCAATCCTCGTCGCGGCTTCTGATTACCCCCAGGAGTTCAGGAGCAGGAGGGATCAGATAGTAGAGAAGCTGTTCGCCGTGCTGCTGCCGCGATGCTTCGGGTGCGATCGCGTTGCCGAGGGGGAGGAGGGTGATCGCAGCGTTAAGAGGGACGGGGAAAAGGAGAGCAAGGTGGACAGTAGCAATGACGGGCCTGAGGACTTGAACCGGATCGTGAGCAATTACAGCTTTGACGAGGCGGAGGCACTCACCGAGGAGATTGAAGAAGAGAGCCAAATCGTTGGGGAGGTTCTCAGGATTAAGGAGATCTTTGCCAACCACCATGATGAC TCTGATAGTGTATTGTTCGAATCGTTGAGGAGGCTGCAGTTGATGGAGCTTTCTGTCGAAGTACTGAAG GCAACTGAAATTGGAAAGGCAGTTAACGGTCTGCGAAGACACAACTCAAAGCCAATTCGCCACCTTGTCCGCACTCTTATTGA GGGTTGGAAGCTTTTGGTAGATGAATGGGTGAGGGCTACAGCGGCCGTTGCAG ATGATAAATCTCCGGAGTCTGTAAATCCTCCCATGGAAGATGAGGAAGGGCTTCCTTCTCCTCCCTTGGATGAGGGAGCTTTGTTTGCCACACAAACTGCTTCCATCCAGCTCTCTGAG TTCTTCGACGAAATGGATGATGATGGAA ATTTTAGAAATAACATGGACATCGAGAAGCAGCGAGAAAATGGAATGCCTATGGTACATGATGTACCACAGAGGAAAATACAGCCTCTAGATCAATCTTTAATGCCAAAAGAGAAGCCGGAGACAAGGAGGCAAGAGCTGCGAGAGTTGGCTGTTCCAGAAGGGAAGGAAGTGATGAGGAAAGAACCACCGCATTCAGCTATTCCAGAAGAGTTAAAACAGATGAGGCAGCAGGCACCGGTAATGAGACGAATGAAGCAACAGGATCCCATGATATGCCAATCCAAGCATGAGGGTATTTTGAACAAGCAAAGCAAGCCAGTGATTCCCGATTCTGGGCCTGGCAGACCACCAAAGCTAGTCTGCACTCTAAAAGCTGGCGGTGAGATGAAGCCTAAGCAGTATCAAGATGACGCCGGACCTCGGAGAAAGCAGTTGGTAACCACACAAGAT AAAACAAAATTCTCAGAGGAAGCCTCCATGAGAACTAAGCTAGAACTGGCGAAAAGGAAGCTTCATGAAGGCTACCAGCAGGCAGAACATG CGAAGAAGCAGCGAACTATACAAGTAATGGAGCTGCATGATCTGCCGACACAACGGCACAATAAACATCCTGTTCCGAAATCCAGAAACAACATCAGAAATTGGGCAAATGGTCGGCGATAG
- the LOC103973963 gene encoding gamma carbonic anhydrase 1, mitochondrial produces MGTLGRAIYTVGFWIRETGQAIDRLGCRLQGNYLFQEQLSRHRTLMNIFDKVPNVHKGAFVAPGASVIGDVQVGQGSSIWYGCVLRGDVNSIHVGSSTNIQDNSLVHVAKSNLSGKVLPTIIGDNVTIGHSVVLHGCTVEDEAFVGMGAVLLDGVVVEKHGMVAAGALVRQNTRIPCGEVWGGNPAKFLRKLTEEEVAFISQSATNYTNLAQVHAVENAKSFDEIEFEKVLRKKFARRDEEYDSMLGVVREVPPELILPDNVLPDKSPKPSH; encoded by the exons ATGGGGACGCTGGGGAGGGCGATCTACACCGTCGGATTCTGGATCCGGGAGACCGGCCAGGCCATCGACCGCCTCGGCTGCCGCCTCCAGGGCAACTACCTCTTTCAGGAGCAGT TGTCGAGGCATCGCACACTCATGAACATATTTGATAAAGTACCGAATGTACATAAAGGTGCCTTTGTGGCTCCAGGCGCATCTGTTATTGGTGATGTCCAAGTAGGCCAAGGATCATCAATTTGGTATGGATGTGTTCTCCGAG GTGATGTTAACAGCATCCATGTCGGATCTAGCACAAACATACAAGATAATTCCCTGGTGCATGTGGCAAAATCTAATCTAAGTGGGAAGGTCCTACCAACTATAATTGGAGATAACGTCACAATAG GTCATAGTGTTGTCTTGCATGGATGCACTGTTGAGGATGAAGCATTTGTTGGAATGGGTGCTGTCCTGCTTGATGGAGTTGTCGTGGAAAAGCATGGAATGGTTGCTGCTGGAGCacttgtaaggcagaatacaaggatCCCTTGTGGAGAG GTATGGGGAGGAAATCCTGCAAAGTTCCTGAGGAAACTAACTGAAGAAGAGGTGGCTTTTATTTCTCAGTCTGCTACCAACTATACCAACTTGGCTCAGGTGCACGCTGTGGAGAATGCCAAGTCTTTCGATGAGATCGAGTTCGAGAAAGTACTGCGCAAGAAGTTTGCTCGCAGGGATGAGGAGTATGATTCGATGCTTGGAGTGGTCCGCGAAGTTCCTCCTGAGCTGATTCTTCCTGACAACGTCTTGCCAGACAAATCTCCCAAGCCTTCACACTAG
- the LOC103972696 gene encoding cysteine proteinase inhibitor 6-like: MATVGGIKEVEGIANSAETEQLARFAVDEHNKKENALLEFVRVVKAKEQVVAGTLHHLTVEAVDAGTKKVYEAKVWVKPWLNFKELQEFRHAADSA, encoded by the exons ATGGCGACCGTCGGAGGGATCAAGGAAGTGGAAGGGATTGCTAACAGCGCCGAGACCGAGCAGCTCGCCCGCTTCGCCGTCGACGAACATAACAAGAAAGAG AATGCTCTCTTGGAGTTCGTGCGCGTGGTCAAGGCGAAGGAGCAGGTGGTTGCAGGGACCCTGCACCACTTGACCGTCGAGGCCGTCGACGCAGGGACGAAGAAGGTCTACGAGGCCAAAGTGTGGGTCAAGCCATGGCTCAACTTCAAGGAGCTGCAGGAGTTCAGGCACGCTGCGGACTCGGCCTAA